The Seriola aureovittata isolate HTS-2021-v1 ecotype China chromosome 2, ASM2101889v1, whole genome shotgun sequence genome has a segment encoding these proteins:
- the lsm3 gene encoding snRNA-associated Sm-like protein LSm3, giving the protein MADEVEQQPTTNTVEEPLDLIRLSLDERIYVKMRNDRELRGRLHAYDQHLNMILGDVEETVTTVEIDEETYEELYKSTKRNIPMLFVRGDGVVLVAPPLRVG; this is encoded by the exons CAACCGACCACCAACACAGTGGAGGAGCCACTGGACCTGATCAGACTCAGTCTAGATGAACGGATCTACGTCAAGATGAGGAACGACAGGGAGCTCCGCGGCCGACTGCac gcgTATGATCAGCACCTGAACATGATCCTGGGAGACGTGGAGGAGACGGTGACGACGGTGGAGATTGACGAGGAGACGTATGAAGAACTCTACAAG TCGACCAAGAGGAACATCCCCATGCTGTTTGTCAGAGGCGACGGCGTCGTCCTCGTAGCTCCGCCTCTCAGGGTGGGCTAA